The proteins below are encoded in one region of Apium graveolens cultivar Ventura chromosome 4, ASM990537v1, whole genome shotgun sequence:
- the LOC141721126 gene encoding 70 kDa peptidyl-prolyl isomerase-like isoform X3, giving the protein MIGSERVQAAERKKDEGNVLFKNGKYQRALKKYDKAATYVGEDGSYEDDNQKLVRSLRVSCWLNNAACCLRLNNFQAAIELCSKVLDIEFYNVKALYRRSQAYIETADYHLAEADIKKALEADPGNREVKAAKNKLKQLQAESKKRDAKLYSNMFSEMTKRLKLENVEEREME; this is encoded by the exons ATGATTGGCAGTGAACGAGTTCAGGCGGCTGAAAGGAAGAAAGATGAAGGGAATGTACTGTTTAAAAATGGAAAGTATCAAAGAGCTTTGAAAAAATATGACAAG GCTGCAACATATGTCGGCGAAGATGGAAGCTATGAAGATGACAATCAAAAGCTTGTCAGATCTTTAAGAGTGTCGTGTTGGTTGAATAATGCAGCTTGTTGCCTTCGACTGAACAATTTCCAGGCAGCTATCGAGCTGTGCTCAAAG GTCCTTGATATTGAGTTCTACAATGTGAAAGCTTTGTACAGGCGATCACAAGCTTATATTGAAACTGCCGATTACCACTTGGCTGAAGCAGACATCAAGAAGGCCTTGGAGGCTGATCCGGGGAATAG AGAGGTGAAGGCCGCTAAGAATAAACTGAAACAACTTCAAGCTGAGAGCAAAAAGAGAGATGCAAAGCTCTACTCAAACATGTTTTCAGAAATGACAAAG AGATTAAAACTTGAGAATGTGGAGGAAAGAGAAATGGAGTAA
- the LOC141721126 gene encoding 70 kDa peptidyl-prolyl isomerase-like isoform X2, whose amino-acid sequence MEKEPWEMIGSERVQAAERKKDEGNVLFKNGKYQRALKKYDKAATYVGEDGSYEDDNQKLVRSLRVSCWLNNAACCLRLNNFQAAIELCSKVLDIEFYNVKALYRRSQAYIETADYHLAEADIKKALEADPGNREVKAAKNKLKQLQAESKKRDAKLYSNMFSEMTKRLKLENVEEREME is encoded by the exons ATG GAAAAAGAACCATGGGAGATGATTGGCAGTGAACGAGTTCAGGCGGCTGAAAGGAAGAAAGATGAAGGGAATGTACTGTTTAAAAATGGAAAGTATCAAAGAGCTTTGAAAAAATATGACAAG GCTGCAACATATGTCGGCGAAGATGGAAGCTATGAAGATGACAATCAAAAGCTTGTCAGATCTTTAAGAGTGTCGTGTTGGTTGAATAATGCAGCTTGTTGCCTTCGACTGAACAATTTCCAGGCAGCTATCGAGCTGTGCTCAAAG GTCCTTGATATTGAGTTCTACAATGTGAAAGCTTTGTACAGGCGATCACAAGCTTATATTGAAACTGCCGATTACCACTTGGCTGAAGCAGACATCAAGAAGGCCTTGGAGGCTGATCCGGGGAATAG AGAGGTGAAGGCCGCTAAGAATAAACTGAAACAACTTCAAGCTGAGAGCAAAAAGAGAGATGCAAAGCTCTACTCAAACATGTTTTCAGAAATGACAAAG AGATTAAAACTTGAGAATGTGGAGGAAAGAGAAATGGAGTAA
- the LOC141721126 gene encoding 70 kDa peptidyl-prolyl isomerase-like isoform X1 — protein sequence MVVIRESNASNLMKEEYDEEPGEVVESAPPLKVGEERILGSSAIKKKLLKSGRGFELPNFGDEATIKFVGCLLDGTTFAEGDDNNFKVGSGKMVSGLDRGIATMKEGEISLFTLPPELAYGEAGTDGVPPNSYIKFQVELISWITVIDVCKDGGVIKRVVVKGEQTGKPCDLDEVLVKYVVTLADGTLLAKTPEEGVEFYVNDGHLCPALAKAIKTMNRGEMVNLEVKPKYAYQGGNLNHDHNSHVIPQNSVLSIDLELLSFKPVIGVTNDFKVMKKILKEGHGSLTADEGAVVTVRYKAMLKDGSIFEKKGYDGEDMLKFVTGEEQVISGLDHAVMTMKIGEHAVITVDPLYGFGNVEVKRDLATVPSSSTLSYEVEILDFVKEKEPWEMIGSERVQAAERKKDEGNVLFKNGKYQRALKKYDKAATYVGEDGSYEDDNQKLVRSLRVSCWLNNAACCLRLNNFQAAIELCSKVLDIEFYNVKALYRRSQAYIETADYHLAEADIKKALEADPGNREVKAAKNKLKQLQAESKKRDAKLYSNMFSEMTKRLKLENVEEREME from the exons ATGGTGGTAATCAGAGAAAGCAACGCCTCGAACTTGATGAAGGAAGAGTACGATGAAGAACCAGGTGAAGTTGTCGAATCAGCACCTCCACTTAAAGTCGGTGAAGAGAGAATATTAGGTTCTTCTGCTATCAAAAAGAAGCTTCTCAAATCTGGCCGTGGCTTTGAATTACCTAATTTCGGCGATGAAGCAAcaa TTAAATTTGTTGGTTGTTTATTGGACGGAACTACGTTTGCTGAAGGTGATGATAATAATTTTAAGGTTGGCAGTG GAAAAATGGTTTCTGGCCTTGATCGTGGGATTGCAACCATGAAAGAAGGGGAAATATCATTATTTACATTGCCTCCTGAATTGGCTTATGGAGAAGCAGGCACAGATGGTGTTCCACCGAACTCTTATATTAAGTTTCAGGTCGAACTCATTTCATGGATAACAGTTATTGATGTCTGCAAGGACGGGGGTGTTATTAAGAGGGTTGTAGTGAAGGGGGAACAAACTGGAAAACCTTGTGATCTGGACGAAGTTCTAG TGAAGTATGTGGTTACACTGGCCGATGGTACTCTTCTTGCAAAAACTCCAGAAGAGGGGGTCGAGTTTTATGTTAATGATG GGCACTTATGTCCTGCATTAGCAAAAGCTATTAAGACCATGAACAGGGGAGAGATGGTCAATCTAGAAGTGAAACCTAAAT ATGCTTATCAAGGAGGGAATTTAAATCATGATCATAATTCTCATGTAATCCCACAAAATTCTGTGCTTAGCATAGATCTGGAGCTGCTATCATTTAAGCCTGTGATTGGTGTAACTAATGATTTCAAGGTTATGAAAAAGATACTGAAAGAGGGGCATGGTTCACTTACAGCAGATGAAGGTGCTGTTGTTACTG TCAGGTATAAAGCAATGCTAAAAGATGGCAGCATCTTTGAAAAAAAAGGCTACGACGGAGAGGACATGCTTAAGTTCGTTACCGGTGAAG AACAAGTGATTTCTGGCTTGGACCATGCGGTAATGACAATGAAAATTGGTGAACATGCAGTAATAACTGTAGACCCTCTGTATGGATTTGGAAATGTTGAAGTAAAGAGGGATCTTGCTACTGTTCCTTCCTCTTCTACTCTGTCCTATGAAGTTGAAATACTCGACTTCGTAAAG GAAAAAGAACCATGGGAGATGATTGGCAGTGAACGAGTTCAGGCGGCTGAAAGGAAGAAAGATGAAGGGAATGTACTGTTTAAAAATGGAAAGTATCAAAGAGCTTTGAAAAAATATGACAAG GCTGCAACATATGTCGGCGAAGATGGAAGCTATGAAGATGACAATCAAAAGCTTGTCAGATCTTTAAGAGTGTCGTGTTGGTTGAATAATGCAGCTTGTTGCCTTCGACTGAACAATTTCCAGGCAGCTATCGAGCTGTGCTCAAAG GTCCTTGATATTGAGTTCTACAATGTGAAAGCTTTGTACAGGCGATCACAAGCTTATATTGAAACTGCCGATTACCACTTGGCTGAAGCAGACATCAAGAAGGCCTTGGAGGCTGATCCGGGGAATAG AGAGGTGAAGGCCGCTAAGAATAAACTGAAACAACTTCAAGCTGAGAGCAAAAAGAGAGATGCAAAGCTCTACTCAAACATGTTTTCAGAAATGACAAAG AGATTAAAACTTGAGAATGTGGAGGAAAGAGAAATGGAGTAA